The genomic interval TTTTTGACCACAGGATAAAAACCGGAAAAATTGACTGCCAGTTTTGTAACTGAAAGGACATGTTCCAGCAAGCCGCCCAAAAAGGCGTGGTGATTTTGTGTTGCGGCCGGTGCAGCACAAAATGCCGTAACAAATGACTTATCCGTAAAAAAGGAGATGAGCAGTTTTGAAAGATAGGGGTCTTTAACGGACCTGATAATTTCTTTCAATTCAGCCAGCATTTCCGGGACATTTTTTTCAGTGCTTTGTACAAACTCATCCATTTGCACTTCTGATTCAGAAACAGGGGTAATTTCCAAAAGTTTGATTTGCAGAGAATTATTAAAGGTTTCTACCGTACCTTTGATTCTTATAAATCCGTCACTATTGAAACTATTATAAAGCGATGTGCTTGCATCCCATTTTTTTGCGTCAATACATCCGGATTTGTCTGCCAGTTGCAGATTGAGATATGGTTTTTTGTCTTTAGTCTCCCGAATCTCCTTTTTGAGAACAAGGAAAACGCCCTCTACCTGATTGCCACTCTTTAGATTTGCTATATATTGTCTGGACATTATTTAAGCAGGATTTTTTGGAAAGGTAATTTATGCAGAAATTGTAAGAGAGTAATTGTGTAAAGTCAAGAAATATAACGGAATACGCCGCATTTCTTTACAATAGACACAGTGCTCTATGCCAGTTAAAGGTGGAATTACAGATTACACAATAAGAATTTTCGTAACACTTTAGTTCTTTGAAAAATTAACAAGCGATATTATAAGTTAAGCCGGAAGTGGTTTTTGTTAAAAGAGCTTTTTTGGCGTATGCCAGAAGGTTTTCCACGGGGTTGTCTCCTTGCAATTCTGCAGAGCGAAGCAACGTCATAAGGATAGCCTGGGTATTGGCGCCCTGAACAGAACGATTCTGTTGTGATACCTTTCGGGTCAATACTGGCTTTCGCATCTGTTGCTCGGCATGATTATTATAGGGACTCACACCTTCATGTTCCAGGAACGTAAAGAGTTCCTGTTTATGGCGCTTCAGGCGTTTGGTCAATCTTTGTACGTCTTTATCCTGACAAGGCGTTGCCAAAAACTGTTCAAGCCTGCGATACAATCTTTTTTTTAGCCGAAGAAAGCATACCAGGCTTATCTGGTTCTTTTTCTCTGATAACCGGATGGCATCCTTGAGCAACCGGGAGAGTTTTTTCCGGAAAGCTTTCCATGCGGCAGAATGGTTGTGGGCATCTACTTTCACGAGTTCCGTGAACAGATGATAGAAACACCGCTGCTTTGCCAGTGCGCTTATCTTGTTGTAAGCGCCCAGAAAGTCACAGATCAGGATACCACCAAATAGAATGCCCAAGAGTTTTTTTATGACAGGAGACCCCCGACTTGGTGTTATGAGATAGTAGCAGAGTTTTTGTGTTGTAAAACACCATAGCCAATGGGTTTTTCCATTCAACCTCCATCCGGTTTCATCTGCATATAAGACAGCGCTTGCGGAGACTTTTTGGCCAATCTCGTTATACTGTGGCTCCAGGAGTGTTGCAAGGGATTTCCATGCCTGGGTTAGACCGCCGGCGCTTATTTGAAGGTTGAAAAATACGGAAAGCATCTTTACGATGTTGTTTACACTGATACCGATTAAGTAGTGAAGCCATGCGGTAAAGACAACAAGGCGCAATCCTAGTCGGGCGCCATGCAACGCATCTGTGACCTTGGGTTGAACTATCTTTTTGCAACAAGCACACCAGTAACCATGAACTGTATGTTCCGTCACAACAGGGTCAAGGCGTGGAATATCTTCGATGTATCGCTTATAAGTTCTTACCGGTTTTTGTAATGGCTGGTGGCAATCAGGGCAACTCTCCATGGAATGCGTTTGATAGGCAGTTACTGTTTCAGGTCGTTTCCGGCAAACTCCCTTATGTCCCTTTTTCCTGCCACAAGGCCGTTTTCTCTTTTTCTTTGTGGGCTTTAGATAGGGCGGTATCGAACCGGAAGGGGTAGTCGGACCCGGTTTATCGCAAAGCCGGTCATATTTTTCTGCTTTCTCCGCCAGTATCAGGATGGCTTGAATCGCATCCTCTCTGTCCATCTCCAAAATAGCTATGGCTTCATCCCTGGTCACAGTCAAGAAACCTCCGAAAGTTTTTTTGAAGAGGGTAGAGGTAGAGATCCTTAGGTTGGCCATGATACAGATAGCGATTGCCCCGTTTTGCGCTCCCTTTGGTTTTGCCAGCACGAATCCAATTGGCCGCCTGATAGCAGGTACCCTTAAACCGCGCGGTATCAACAAAGGTTTCGGCTAAATAAACGGGATGGCCGTAAACGGTATTCCAGTCATCTGACAGACGTCTGAGGGCAAGTGACAATACCTTGGATGCAAGGTGTTTGATCTTAACCCATGGTAGAATGAGAAATCGTACGTTATTTGCAATCAAATGTAAGTGTGTACGTTTAGTCGTCTCATCCCATTCAATGAAACGATCACGGTCTTTGACTTTCCATGCGGCGCTTGCCCACCCCAGGCAGGCAACAACCTGATTGCCTATACGTACGATGTGTCTGAGGTGTTCGCCAACAAGCCGGGGATTGCCGAGGTAGTGATAGTGTTGGAAGAGATACTCCCAGAGATATCTTTCCTGAGGGTCTTTTACCACATGGATTGTCAGGTTTTCATACTCTGTGATTTTACCTTCTAGTGGTCTCCTGACGAAAAGGGGTGTCTGGACAAAGACCTTGGGTTTCAGATTGTTTTTGGCCCGTATACGTGGAGGAAGCGTTATCAATCCCTGTTCTTCTAATCTCAAAAGGAGGTCTCGTGCTGCGTATTCTTTATGTTTGCCATTGGGCTGCACCCAGTTCCAATGCTTGCATAGTTCGCAGGAAATATAAGTCCGACCTCTGAGAAAATGCTGCTCGATGAGCGCCTTTATAAAGGCGATATCGTCCGCATGCAGTTTTCGTGAACGGTATTGGAATATGATAGGCTTCATAAACTGTTTCCCTTTATTGAAGCCTTTTATACCACAAAGGAAAAACAGACGCCAGCTTTTTTTACCTTTTTTCGCTATTAATTTTTCAAAGAACTAAAGTGTTACGAATTTTCTCATCTGTGTTAATCTGGTACGCCAAGGAGTGTTTATATATCAGTTGGTGCAAATCCAACCCGTCAATTGGCCGTTCGGGCATCAGTGAAAGAGGCAGAAAGCCTCACGGGAGGGTGTAAACAGCGATGAATACGTTCGAGTTTCCTGTAGCGAGCCGTCAGACCGTAGCGCAAGTGAACAAACACGCAGGCCTCGTTACGCTAAAAATACGAAAGATGATCCTCCCGGATTGGTCGAAATCTGCAATTGCATAAGCAGAAATGCTGCGTCTCAGTTTATTTGGTACAAAATCTCACATTATTTGAATTTAGAATTTTTTATTTGTTGTAAACGTCACCCCACCTTTAAAAAATGCATTTAATGATAAATTTATAACTATTCTAATTCAAACACTTTAGAGAAGAATTTTGTGTAGAGGCGCACAGCCGTGCGCCTCTATACAAATTAAATGTTAATTATAATTTCAAATTATTTTGTCATTAGAATCTGCTTCGGATTTCGTAATTTTATCATAGTACATAATTCATGGCATGCTGATTGCTCAAAAGAAAGGCCGTATTAATTATTTTTTTACAATTGTTTGGAGGAATTATGATGGGAAAGCATAAAAAGATTTTTTCAGAATATTATAACGATAATGACAGAGAAGAACTTTATGATACCCTGGATGCCTTACATGTTCTTATGGAAGGAGACAGGGAATTTAGATATGGCGACCTTCTCTCAGAGATGGATCAAATAAACAAGCATTAACGTAGGGGCTAAGCATGTATAAGTTTGGGTATGAACGCATTTGTGACAATTTATAGCAAATGCCTCATCCCTACATCGGGTTATATCGCAAGGTATAATAATTGGACATTACAATGACTTGTTTTGTGAGAAAATACGATACAACGTATTTTGAAACGCAGGTTTTGCATTATTGCGGATACACTCACTACCTGAGCTTGATCTTCATTTTTCGATTAATTTCCGCTTCCTGCCGTAGATTATTTGCCTCATTTTTTAACGCTCGTAAATCATTTAACATTTCCGGCCAACAATGAGAATACGCATAATTTACATTCATATGATGAAGCGCTTTTCCGGCAATAGCCGCATGGCGTTTTGTCAGACGTATAAAAATACCTTCCGCCTTTGAAACAGTGCTGTGCAAGGGGTATTCTCCTGTAAAATATGCATGCTCAGGATAACTGCTATTTAGCGGTATTGTCAATTCAGGTAAGAGTAGTTTCTCCCTGTCAAGCGCCAACACTAACCCTTCTGCCTCTTTTACTACCGTATTAAATACCTTTTGCGCATTTTTTGCGCTCACCAGCGCATCTTTTGAAAAAGCTGGGGAGTGGCATTTATTGCATAGCACCAACATATCATTTTTCTCTTTCCATGAATCTTCTTTATTGAAGCCTTTCTCTTCTTCTTTCTCTGAATAGGGTGATTTACCGCCCATTTTGCCGGATAGTCTGAAGCGTGTATCATGTGTGCCGTCAGGCATATGGCACGTTACACAAACGGGTGATGATAAGTAAGCGGATTTGGAATAGCCCTCTTTTGCAGATCGAATAGCGGAACTCACCAAACCATGCTTAGAATTCATATAGATTTCATACTGCGGATGATCAGAACCGGTGTGGCAGACGCCACAAACAGCGGGAGATTTTATGTGAGACTGGCCGGTTACATGCTGTGTATGGCATGAATTGCATTTAAATTGTATAGTATGACATGATTCGCAGGAAGTTAAAAGATTGTCTGACGAGAATGGAACATTTTTTTGGAAATCAACCACTGAATCCCAACTGGATGAGTGGCTGCTTTGCATGAACTCATTGTATTGTTTCATGTGACAGCGTCCACAAATCTGTGGAGATACCATACGTTGAACGCCTTTGTCAGAACAACTGGTTTCTTTTTTTTGAAATGACTCTTTTTCTGTTTTGTCAAATTCAGGAGAAACAGCGTGACAGTCCTTGCAGCCGACATTCATTACGGCGTGTTTGTTAGTTTGCCATTCGACATTCAGATGATGAGCAACGTTGGATTTTTTATGACATGAGATGCAGTGTAACGACTCTTCCACGGCAACGTTTTTTTCTTCTTTTGGTTTAACCACTTCAAGGGTTGGAACATTTGTATGTTCATTCTGTGTGGCACAGCCCGGAAAGAAGAGCAAACAGGAAATAACAATGAGGGATGTTTGCAAATACATAAAAGTTTTAACAGGGATTGGAGCAGACATTTTTATTCTCCTTACAAATCATTTCGTAAAAATATGAAGATTATTCAGACAACAATGCCCACATCCGGCATTGTCCTCCCGAACCTCCCTCTATTTTAATCGGTGCGAGGATAAGTATGATGCCTTTTGGCGGCAATTTGTCGAGGTTTGCTACATTTTCAAGTATGTACTTGCCTGCGCCATTTATTATATGATGCACCTGAAAGTCTGAACACATGCCGCAATCTCCGCTTAAGGTATCAATGCCAATGCCCTTTATTTCTCTTTGCTGTATTAAAAAAAGCGCCGCTTCTTTAGAATAGCCGGGGAAATGCATCCTGTTGCAGTTGTCCATATTTTTGTATTGTTCATTATTATCCCATCGCTTGCTCCATCCGGTATAAAGCAAAACAATGGCCCCATGAGGAATTGTGCCGTGTTCTTTTTCCCAGTGCAGTATATCTTCGGCAGACAGTGTGTAATCCTGGTTTCTTTTTACCTTTTCCTGTATGTTAATCACAATGGCGGGGCCGACTAATTGTTCGAATGGTATTTGGTCTACGGAAGATTGATTCGGCTCAAAATGATTTGGTGCGTCAATATGTGTGCCTAAATGTTCCGGTGTGCTGTATTTTCCCGAAAAGACCTTGTCTTTTCTTAATGAAGCGATTACTTCATATTTGAATGGTTCATATGCCCCTACAGGCCAGTGCGCATTTTTTTCGTTTAGTGGATAAGTTAAATCGATAATTGATGCCTTGCCGTCCATCACCTTCTCCAGAATCCCTGCGGATATGTCTGATGTAATGCAGGACAATGCAATGCAGGTAAAAAGGGGTATGAAAACCATTTTCATAACAAACTTCCTTCCATGGATTAATGAAAATAAAAGCAGGGGGCGAAGCATTAGCTATAAATTGGCATAAATGCGTTCGTGCCCAAACTGGCAAATGCTTCGCCCCTACTTTTTCAAAAAACTAAATTGTTACGAGAAAATTTGCACTATAATTCAATCAAAGACAAAAGTGTAGCATATCTTATCGATTCATACCGGCGGAGTTCAATAATTATCTTTTTTTATTTATTTTAAGGTGTATATGTATTTAAATAACAAACAGTAACTGTGGTTTTTATGAAAAAGGTATAATTCCCGGCAGATAATTTGTTATTTTTGAGTACTGGTTTTAGAGGATACTAATTATGCGTAAAATGGCAATGTATGGTTTTGTATTATTATTGGCGCTTGTTGTGGGAAATGCTATTGATGGAATTGCAGATGATAAGATACAGGGTGATGGCAGATTAAAAAATGCTGAAAGCATTGCTCCGGCTATACAATTTGATGCATATACCCATGATTTTGGGAAGATTTATAGTGGTGAAAAAGTTATCCATAAATTTAAATTCAAAAATCATGGCGACGGTGAATTGATAATCGATAAGGTGAAATCTGCATGCGGTTGTACGGCGGCATTAAGTACAAAGAAAAATATCAAAAAAAATGAAGAGGGAGAAATCGAGGTAAAATTCAATTCCGGCAAGTACGTTGGTAAAATAGCAAAATCAATATTTGTGCATTCAAATGACCCCGTTAATCCAAAGGTTAAATTGGTCATTGAAATGAATATAATTGAAGAAGTAAGCGTTACTCCTAAGCGAATTAATTTTGGCGTCATCAGAATGGGTAGTCCTTGTTCAGTAAATCTCGAAATAAAAACATTACCCGGTTCAAGGATAAAAATATTGAATGTTGAAACAAATTTTCCCTATATAAAACTAAAGGATAAAGAGAAAAGTGGAGATGTTTGGAATTATGAGGTTGCGTTAAGAGGTGTTGAAGAGCTTGGAAAGTTTAACGGTTTTATTTTTGTTCATACAAATAGCGAAAAGAAACCAAAGATTGATATCCCTTTTAACGGCGAGGTGATAGGTGATATTACGTATTACCCGAATAAACTGTCCTTTGGAACAGTCAGGAAAAACCGGGAAGTTAAAAAAACGGTTATTGTTACCTTAGTGGATAAAAGTGTAGAAATTGAAAAAATAGAAATAGAGCCTGCATTTATGACATATAATATTTCTCCGCTGAATGATGATAGCCGGGTAATCAGTGTGCATATGAATCAGGGAGATTTTACCGGAACGGTAAACGGCAGTTTGTTGATCTATTCGAATAGCTCTCTTCAGCCTGAGATTTGTATCCCTATTTCGGCGACAATAAATGATTGAAGTGGTAAATAATTCTTACGGTAGTTTCTCAATAAGTTTTGGTAGGGGTTGTCAAAAAAATAAAAACTGCTCCCGTTTCCAATTAAGCTCCGGTTTCGGATAGAAAAAAGAATGTGTAACACTGTTACAAATGTTACAATATTTTTATGAAAAAATATTATAACGCCATATTTCTCCTTGTTTTCATTTCTCTGATCGCAAAAACCGGCAGTTCTTCCGATAGATTCGTTTTAATATTTTTCGGTGAAGAGCAAGGCGCCCTTGCCCCCTGCGGTTGTTTTGAGGGTCAATTGGGCGGTATCTCGCGAAGGGATACGCTTTTAAAGGATTACGAAACACAAGGCATTTCTGCGATAGCGGTAAGTACGGGCGATCTTATTAAGAGTCCTGAACGCCAGGAAGAGATTAAAATGGAATATTTGCTTGCTGCAATGAAAGAGATGGGGTGTATATTACACAATCTTGGCGAGAAAGATTTTGAAATTGGCCTGCAGGCTCTGAGTTTTGCTTCGCAAACAAATACGATAGACTTTCTTTGCGGCAATATTGAAATAAATTCGCCGTTCCCTTTAAAGTATAAAAAATACCTGTTAAAAGAATTGCCAGGATTCAACATTCCGTTAAAAATCGCATTTTTAAGCATTATTTCAGAGTCGCTGATCAAAGGGCATTTATTGGATTTTATAAGGGTATATGATCCTGTTCAATCATTAACGCCGGTAATAAACCAGATAAAAGGGAAAGCAGATCTTATCGTGCTTATATCGCACGCACCCATGGAGGAATCTGTTGAAATTGCCGAAACATTCCCGGAAATTGGATTAGTAATTACCGGACATGGTATCGAAGACCCAATAGAATCGTTAATGTATGTAAATAATACCCCTCTTCTCTCACATGGAACAAGGGGGAGATACGTAGCGGTTGCTGACTATGTTGTGAAAAGCGGCTCGATACGAAATACATCCGTTGATATAGTTCCCTTAGACGACAAATATGCTGCATCTGAAAAAATGCAGGTATTGCTGAAGCAATATCAGCAAACGTTAAAGGAGGAGGATTTGTTGAGCAACCTCCCGAAATTACCGTTGGAAGATGGAAATTTCTATATTGGGAGTTTGGCTTGCGGAACATGTCACAAGAAAATTCATGCCCATTGGAGTAATACAAGTCATCAAAAAGCATACACTACATTGTCCGATAGCGGACAACAGTATGATCCCGAATGTATACGTTGTCATACGGTTGGATTTGGATACGTCTCTGGTTTTGCAAATTATGATACAAACCGGAATCTTGCGCATGTCGGGTGCGAAAGTTGTCACGGAGCAGGCGGCAATCACATAAAAAATATCACTGATTCATATGGCAAGGTAAACGAAAATCGTTGCCTTGAATGTCACAATTTCGACCATAGTCCAAAATTTCAATACCCAAAATACTGGGAAAAAATTAAACATCCCAAAGAGATTCCTGAGGGCATGCCTGAAAATACACACGGCGGTTGACTAATGACTAACTTCATAATAATTTTGCGAATAACGGGAATTGATAATTATGCCAGACCTTAGAAAAGACCCTGTATCCGGTCGTTGGGTTATTATTGCGACGGAACGGGCTATGCGGCCTAACGATTTTAAGATAGAACCGCATGCCCCATTAAGTGCAGATGTGTTTTGTCCGTTTTGTGAAGGCAATGAAGACAAGACTCCTCCTGAAATTATGGCATATAGGGAAAAAGGCAGCTATGCAAATAAAAAAGGGTGGAGGGTGAGGGTTGTGCCGAATAAATTCCCGGCATTAAAAATTGAGGGGGGATTGAACAAACAAGGTGTGGGAATATACGATACCATGAGTGGCGTAGGCGCTCACGAAGTGATTATTGAAAGTCCCTTGCACATTACATCATTAACGGAAATGTCTATCTGGCAGGTGGAAGAAATATTGTGGACGTACAGGGACAGGATGATTGATTTAAAAAAGGACAAACGTTTCATTTACGGATTGTTGTTTAAAAATGTGGGAAGAGCCGCAGGCGCCTCTCTGGAGCACTCGCATTCCCAGTTAATTGTCACTCCGATTGTGCCTATTACGGTTATCCATGAAATGGAAGGATCGGAGGTATTCTACAAATACAGGGGACGTTGTTTATTTTGTGATATGGTCAGACAGGAATTAGCAACAGACGCCAGAATTGTAATGGAAGGAAAAAATTTTATAGCCTTTACGCCTTATGCCTCCCGTTTCCCCTTTGAGATTTGGATTTTGTCAAAAACGCATGCGTCTCATTTTGAAAACATACAAAAACTTGAGGTTGAGGAATTAGCAAAGATATTACAGAAAACAATATTAAAGCTGGAGGCATGTTTAACATATCCTCCTTATAATTATATTATTCACACAACGCCTTTTACCTATGGAGAAATAGAATACTATCACTGGCATATAGAGATTATTCCACGCCTGACAAACATCGCCGGATTTGAGTGGGGCAGTGGTTTTTATATTAATACGGTTACGCCTGAGACTGCCGCTGAATTTCTCAGGAATGCTAACATCCAAAACAACAATGAGGATATGAAATTGTGAATGTAGTATATTTATCATCTGAGGTCCTTCCCTTTGCAAAATCAGGAGGGCTGGCTGATATCTCGAGTGTAATACCAAAGAATTTAAATAAATTGGGCATCAACGTTATTGTAATAATGCCATTTTATAATATGGTGAAAGAATGTAATTGCACTATAGATAAGACAGATATCACCTTTACGGTAAACATCGGAGACGATGCAAAAACCTGCTGTGTATATAAAAGTTGTCTGCCCGGCACAGATATTCCGATATATTTTTTACACAACGAACACTATTTCGGGAGAAATGGCCTGTATAACTATCCTGGTACCATGCGCAATTATGAAGATAATTGCGAACGTTTTATCTTCTTTGCCCGAAGCGCCCTGGAATTAATGCTGCGTTTAAAACCTTGTCCGGATATTATCCATTGCAACGATTGGCAGACCGGGCTTATTCCTGTTTATTTAAAGACGATATACGGGAATAACGAATGTTTTAAAAAGACACGGACGATAATGACCATTCACAACCTTGCGTTTCAGGGATTATTTCCGGCTGATTGTATGAAATATACGGGGTTAGACTGGGGTCTTTTTCACCCGGCTTATTTAGAGTTCTATGGAATGATAAATTTTCTCAAAGCAGGCATTATCTTTAGTGATAGTATTACCACCGTAAGCGAGACATATGCAGAGGAGATACAGACGCAGGAATTTGGAGAACGTCTGGATGGTGTATTGAGAACGAGGTCAAAGGATATCTATGGCATTCTTAATGGAATAGATTATTCATTATGGAATCCTGAAAGTGATGCGCTTATAGCGGCTAATTATTCGTACAAAGATCTTTCAGGCAAGCATGTCTGTAAAAAGGCCCTGCAAAGAAAGCTGGGACTGCCGGAAAAGGCTGTTCCCATAATTGCAATGATTACACGCCTGACGGATCAAAAGGGTCTGGATTTAGTAATGAATATTTTTAATAAATTGCTTAGATTGGATATACAATTCGTTTTATTAGGTTCCGGAGAATCTGTCTATCAGGATTTTTTTAAACAGTACGCTAAAATTGTCCCTGCAAAGGTTTCAGCAAATATCTCGTTTAATGAGCCACTGGCGCATGAAATTGAAGCCGGGGCAGATATTTTTTTAATGCCGTCGCGCTATGAACCGTGCGGGTTAAATCAATTATATAGCATAAAATATGGAACGGTACCGATTGTAAGACATACCGGAGGTCTTGCGGACACGATTTTTGACGTTCGTCACGAAAAAGTTTATAAAGAAAAAGCAAACGGGTTTTCATTTAAAGAATATAATGCAGATTTATTGTATGCAACAATTATACGGGCGCTTGATTTCTATAAAAATCGTTCAGAGTGGACGAAACTTATGAGAAACGGAATGAAACAGAACTGGCTATGGGAGGAAAGTGCGCGAAAGTATATCTCTCTTTATGAAAAAATTTTGAGAAATTAATCTTATTTCCCCTGTAATTGCTATTTTGCCGGGCGGGATGAGAAAATGCAATTTCCCTGTTAAGTATACTTAGCAGTACTAACTTAACGTTTAGGAATTGCAATATTTATTTTTATTTAAGCAATGAACAAACCCACCCCTAACCCCTTCCAACAGGGAACTTGTCAAATTCCCCTCTCGGGAGGGGATTGAGGGGTGGGTAAAAAATGAACGCCGTTGGGTTTTGTCTTTTGGAAACCCAACTTAACTTAACCTTTGGCCAGATAAATGTTGCCGGATACTATAAAATTAAAACTGGAAGATATTATAAATAATATTTCAGATTCGGGAGTTGCCGGATTGGCATTGCTTGATCACGATCTTAATGTTGCATGGGCGAACCGCTCACTTTCTTCTATTTTAAAATTGAATTATGATCCGGTTGGAAAATCATGCCGTGAGATATTTGACTGTGAATGCAAAGATAAGAATAATTGCACAATACTCAAGGCTCTTTCCAGCGGCAGAAAACAGTACAGCGAGGTTCAGTTAAGCGCTGATAAAGATACAAGAAAATACCTGCAAAATGTATCGGTACCAATTAAAGATGAAAAGGGAAGCATAACACATTTATTAAAAATTACTACTGATATTACGTTAAAAGAAGAGAAGATTCATCAATATGATTTATTGAGAAAATTAGCTGAATTAATGCAGGGAACGCTTCAAATTGACCGGCTTCTTCATTTGATTCTGACGTGTGTGACGGCGGGAACTGCGCTGGGGTTTAACCGTGCAAGGCTTTTTGTTGTGGACCATGACCGCAACATTGTTTTCGGCAAGATGGCGGTAGGTCCGTCAGATGTTGCCGAAGCGAATAAGATATGGAATGAAATAGCACATAAATACAAAATGCTGGAGGATTTAATAAAGGCGTCGGAAGATAATTATCAATATGATTCCCCCTTGCACATGATTACCCGGCTGATGGCATATTCGCTGGATGACGAAAATGAGGTTATTGTTTCATGCATCAGAAAAAAGAAGGTTATCGTGGAAAAAAATGCATTTAACAATCCCAATATCAACAAGAATTTTGTAAATATGATTGGTTCAAACGAATTTGTCTGTGTTCCTTTGATTGTAAGAGATAAAGCGATTGGGGCTATTTGCGCAGATAATATATACAGCAAAAAACCAATAACAGATGAAATGGTAATGCTTTTATCCACATTTGCGAATCATGCAGCGCTGGCGATTGAAAACGCGGATGCGTACAAGAAATTAGAGAAAAAAATTATTCAACTGAAAGACGCACAGGAACGGCTGGTACGTTCTGAAAAGCTTGCGGTTATCGGTAACATGGCGGGTTATATTGCCCATGAAATACGAAATCCTCTGGTGACTATCGGAGGATTTGCCAGATCAATAGCCCGGGAAACAGCGGATAATAAAACAATAAAGAATAGCGCAGAAATTATTATTGATGAGGTAAGCAGGTTAGAAAAAATTCTTGCAGTCGTAATGGATTTTAGCAAAGTCGCTAAACCTGCTAAGGTGAAAACGCAGGTAAATGAAAT from Candidatus Kuenenia stuttgartiensis carries:
- a CDS encoding ATP-binding protein, translating into MLPDTIKLKLEDIINNISDSGVAGLALLDHDLNVAWANRSLSSILKLNYDPVGKSCREIFDCECKDKNNCTILKALSSGRKQYSEVQLSADKDTRKYLQNVSVPIKDEKGSITHLLKITTDITLKEEKIHQYDLLRKLAELMQGTLQIDRLLHLILTCVTAGTALGFNRARLFVVDHDRNIVFGKMAVGPSDVAEANKIWNEIAHKYKMLEDLIKASEDNYQYDSPLHMITRLMAYSLDDENEVIVSCIRKKKVIVEKNAFNNPNINKNFVNMIGSNEFVCVPLIVRDKAIGAICADNIYSKKPITDEMVMLLSTFANHAALAIENADAYKKLEKKIIQLKDAQERLVRSEKLAVIGNMAGYIAHEIRNPLVTIGGFARSIARETADNKTIKNSAEIIIDEVSRLEKILAVVMDFSKVAKPAKVKTQVNEIVDNTISLMESYFKNIGIDVVKKYESMIPDIVVDQDQIRQVFLNIFKNAAESMQNGGKLIVGTTKEDEYVRIDITDTGVGMDADTIENIFTPFYTKKREGTGIGLAVSQKIVDDHEGFIKVKSELNQGATFSIFLPLKK
- the galT gene encoding galactose-1-phosphate uridylyltransferase, with product MPDLRKDPVSGRWVIIATERAMRPNDFKIEPHAPLSADVFCPFCEGNEDKTPPEIMAYREKGSYANKKGWRVRVVPNKFPALKIEGGLNKQGVGIYDTMSGVGAHEVIIESPLHITSLTEMSIWQVEEILWTYRDRMIDLKKDKRFIYGLLFKNVGRAAGASLEHSHSQLIVTPIVPITVIHEMEGSEVFYKYRGRCLFCDMVRQELATDARIVMEGKNFIAFTPYASRFPFEIWILSKTHASHFENIQKLEVEELAKILQKTILKLEACLTYPPYNYIIHTTPFTYGEIEYYHWHIEIIPRLTNIAGFEWGSGFYINTVTPETAAEFLRNANIQNNNEDMKL
- the glgA gene encoding glycogen synthase GlgA; the protein is MNVVYLSSEVLPFAKSGGLADISSVIPKNLNKLGINVIVIMPFYNMVKECNCTIDKTDITFTVNIGDDAKTCCVYKSCLPGTDIPIYFLHNEHYFGRNGLYNYPGTMRNYEDNCERFIFFARSALELMLRLKPCPDIIHCNDWQTGLIPVYLKTIYGNNECFKKTRTIMTIHNLAFQGLFPADCMKYTGLDWGLFHPAYLEFYGMINFLKAGIIFSDSITTVSETYAEEIQTQEFGERLDGVLRTRSKDIYGILNGIDYSLWNPESDALIAANYSYKDLSGKHVCKKALQRKLGLPEKAVPIIAMITRLTDQKGLDLVMNIFNKLLRLDIQFVLLGSGESVYQDFFKQYAKIVPAKVSANISFNEPLAHEIEAGADIFLMPSRYEPCGLNQLYSIKYGTVPIVRHTGGLADTIFDVRHEKVYKEKANGFSFKEYNADLLYATIIRALDFYKNRSEWTKLMRNGMKQNWLWEESARKYISLYEKILRN